A single genomic interval of Candidatus Uhrbacteria bacterium harbors:
- a CDS encoding elongation factor Ts encodes MSIDAKAVAMLREQTGAGMMDAKRALEEAAGDTQKAAEILRVKGITKAASKTERETKEGRVHAYVHATGKLGVLVEVQCETDFVARTEGFQALCNDLALHVAASAPLYVSRTEVPAEVVEKECALMTAEVEAQGKPAEIVQKIVEGKMEKYFSEICLLEQAFVKDEEKNINDVVAEAVAKLGENIQIRRFARLQIG; translated from the coding sequence ATGAGTATTGACGCAAAGGCTGTCGCGATGCTCCGTGAGCAGACGGGGGCGGGGATGATGGATGCGAAACGCGCACTTGAAGAGGCGGCAGGAGACACGCAAAAAGCTGCAGAGATCCTGCGCGTGAAGGGGATTACAAAAGCTGCATCGAAGACAGAGCGTGAAACAAAAGAGGGCCGCGTGCACGCGTATGTCCATGCCACGGGCAAGCTTGGTGTTCTCGTGGAGGTGCAGTGTGAAACAGATTTTGTCGCGCGCACAGAGGGCTTCCAGGCGCTTTGCAACGACCTGGCGCTTCATGTGGCGGCGTCCGCGCCTCTGTATGTGAGTCGTACCGAAGTTCCGGCAGAAGTTGTGGAAAAGGAATGCGCACTCATGACGGCGGAGGTGGAAGCGCAGGGGAAACCGGCAGAGATTGTGCAGAAAATTGTGGAGGGCAAAATGGAGAAATACTTTTCAGAAATCTGTCTGCTTGAACAAGCGTTTGTCAAGGATGAAGAAAAGAACATCAACGATGTCGTCGCAGAGGCGGTGGCGAAACTCGGCGAGAACATCCAGATTCGTCGCTTCGCGCGTCTGCAAATTGGATAG